Proteins from a single region of Streptomyces spectabilis:
- a CDS encoding FtsK/SpoIIIE domain-containing protein, whose protein sequence is MRLTLTVVDPIGGGSADVVLDADPESSVRDIAAELARAAGRGGAQVIPLGQHQPTPDGAPVMYVDGYAVDPNATVVGSPLREGAVVSLHDPAGCVPGEPTGLVELRVVGGPAAGAVHRLGIGRYDIGSGPAAYVRVEDPELAARALTLSVATDGTCQLAVHGDEQQKAEVTLDGEKFTEVKGDSWPLGAQIAAGNTLFELVRYAPPNAALKWSDDGAGLDYNRPPRLRPPERQTTFRLPSPPRDFEARPLPWLMALFPLVGAVIAAMIFDRWYYLIIAGLSPIMLFGNYFLDKKHGRKSHAKQVKEYKETKERIEKDAQDALVAERLDRRHAVPDPATVLALGTGPRTRLWERRRTDADHLLLRFGTGRLPSDVVLDDPEQDEHKRQVTWTIEDAPVALPLKQLGVIGLAGPGDSAAALGRWAVGQTAALHSPMDVQFYVLTENSAWEGWDWVRWLPHARPSSGQDVNVLIGTDAETVGARVGELTQVLDAREKVKQESRGQTGGFTDPDIVVVWDGSRRLRSLPGVVRILRDGPGVGMYALCLDTEQRFLPGECQAFVVAEPKARELAEPAAGAAPAAGGIPPRPATAPAGGGFPSFHAWHTTDEGSDRAGAADELRLRVEQTGAKRLLDVRPDFVSPAWCLRLARAVSPLRDISGETEDSALPAASRLLDVLQLEPPSREAITARWRSGGQSTLAVIGESYDGPFGIDLRKDGPHGLIAGTTGSGKSELLQTIVAALAVANTPENMTFVLVDYKGGSAFKDCVKLPHTVGMVTDLDAHLVERALESLGAELKRREHILADADAKDIEDYQDLVRRDPARTPVPRLLIVIDEFASMVRDLPDFVTGLVNIAQRGRSLGIHLLLATQRPSGVVSPEIRANTNLRIALRVTDGGESSDVIDAPEAGHISKSTPGRAYVRLGHASLVPFQSGRVGGRRPGAADPRALAPWVDELTWPGLGRAAATRPKAQAREDEEITDLKVLVDAIREADTALAIPAQHSPWLPALDETLLLDAIAAPPAPAGALPPAPYGVEDLPADQARRPVTVDFATFGHLMIGGAPRSGRSQVLRTIAGSLARTHSCADVHLYGIDCGNGALNALTRLPHCGAVVSRNQTERVVRLVNRLKGELTRRQDLLAEKGYADIGEQRSGAAPDERLPHLVILLDRWEGWLPTLGEIDHGSLTDEITAIMREGASVGLHMVLTGDRQLLVGRISSLTEDKYGLRLADRSDFSMLGIPARKVPEEIPPGRAFRNESGTETQFALLSEDATGQGQAAALAAIGEAATVRDADVPRRLRPFRVDTLPSRISFDEAWELRDPEASRSKLWALVGVGGDELMGHGPDLAEGVPAFVIAGPAKSGRSTVLMNVARSCLAQGVRLVVAAPRQSPLRGLDGTEGVLKVFTGDDIDEDDFEEAIESATPESPIAVLVDDAEILEDCDAASQFKRIIQRGTDEGLALVLAGDEEDVCSGFSGWQVDAKKGRRGILLSPQDSSSGDLIGVRVSRSMVGGPVAPGKGLLHLGTGEPSTVTTPL, encoded by the coding sequence GTGCGCCTGACACTGACCGTCGTCGATCCGATCGGCGGCGGCTCCGCCGACGTCGTGCTCGACGCCGATCCCGAATCCTCCGTCAGGGACATAGCCGCCGAACTGGCCCGCGCGGCGGGCCGGGGCGGCGCGCAGGTCATCCCGCTCGGCCAGCACCAGCCGACGCCCGACGGCGCACCGGTGATGTACGTCGACGGGTACGCCGTCGACCCGAACGCCACGGTGGTCGGCTCGCCCCTGCGCGAGGGCGCCGTCGTCAGCCTCCACGACCCCGCGGGCTGCGTGCCCGGTGAACCGACAGGCCTGGTCGAGCTGCGCGTGGTGGGCGGCCCCGCCGCGGGCGCCGTGCACCGGCTCGGCATCGGCCGCTACGACATCGGCAGCGGACCGGCCGCGTACGTCCGCGTCGAGGACCCCGAACTCGCCGCGCGCGCCCTGACGTTGTCCGTCGCCACCGACGGCACCTGCCAACTCGCCGTACACGGGGACGAGCAGCAGAAGGCCGAAGTCACCCTCGACGGCGAGAAGTTCACCGAGGTGAAGGGCGACTCCTGGCCCCTCGGCGCGCAGATCGCCGCCGGGAACACGCTGTTCGAGCTGGTGCGGTACGCGCCGCCGAACGCGGCCCTCAAGTGGTCCGACGACGGTGCGGGCCTCGACTACAACCGGCCGCCCCGGCTGCGCCCGCCGGAGCGGCAGACCACGTTCCGCCTCCCGTCGCCGCCACGGGACTTCGAGGCCCGGCCGCTGCCGTGGCTGATGGCGCTCTTCCCCCTGGTCGGCGCCGTGATCGCGGCGATGATCTTCGACCGCTGGTACTACCTCATCATCGCCGGCCTCAGCCCGATCATGCTGTTCGGCAACTACTTCCTGGACAAGAAGCACGGCCGCAAGTCCCACGCCAAGCAGGTCAAGGAGTACAAGGAGACCAAGGAGCGCATCGAGAAGGACGCGCAGGACGCCCTGGTCGCCGAGCGGCTCGACCGGCGCCACGCGGTCCCCGACCCGGCGACCGTCCTCGCCCTCGGCACCGGGCCGCGCACCCGCCTGTGGGAGCGGCGCCGCACCGACGCCGACCATCTGCTGCTGCGCTTCGGCACCGGGCGACTGCCGTCGGACGTCGTCCTCGACGACCCCGAACAGGACGAGCACAAGCGGCAGGTCACCTGGACGATCGAGGACGCGCCGGTGGCCCTTCCGCTGAAGCAGCTCGGCGTCATCGGCCTGGCCGGGCCCGGCGACTCGGCGGCGGCGCTCGGCCGCTGGGCGGTCGGCCAGACCGCCGCCCTGCACAGCCCGATGGACGTCCAGTTCTACGTCCTGACGGAGAACTCCGCCTGGGAGGGCTGGGACTGGGTGCGCTGGCTGCCGCACGCCCGCCCCTCCAGCGGCCAGGACGTCAACGTGCTGATCGGCACGGACGCCGAGACCGTCGGCGCCCGCGTCGGCGAGCTGACCCAGGTCCTCGACGCCCGCGAGAAGGTCAAGCAGGAGAGCCGGGGCCAGACCGGCGGGTTCACCGACCCGGACATCGTCGTCGTCTGGGACGGCTCGCGGCGCCTCCGCTCGCTGCCCGGCGTGGTGCGGATCCTGCGCGACGGCCCGGGCGTGGGCATGTACGCCCTGTGCCTGGACACCGAGCAGCGGTTCCTGCCCGGCGAGTGCCAGGCCTTCGTCGTGGCCGAGCCCAAGGCCCGGGAGCTCGCGGAACCGGCGGCCGGGGCCGCGCCCGCGGCGGGCGGCATCCCGCCCCGGCCCGCCACCGCACCCGCGGGCGGCGGCTTCCCCTCCTTCCACGCCTGGCACACCACGGACGAGGGCTCCGACCGGGCGGGCGCCGCCGACGAGCTGCGCCTGCGCGTGGAGCAGACCGGCGCCAAGCGCCTGCTCGACGTACGCCCCGACTTCGTGTCGCCCGCGTGGTGCCTGCGCCTGGCGCGCGCCGTGTCGCCGCTGCGCGACATCAGCGGCGAGACCGAGGACTCGGCGCTGCCCGCCGCCAGCCGCCTGCTCGACGTGCTCCAGCTGGAGCCGCCGTCCCGCGAGGCGATCACCGCGCGCTGGCGGTCGGGCGGCCAGTCCACGCTGGCCGTCATCGGCGAGTCGTACGACGGGCCTTTCGGCATCGACCTGCGCAAGGACGGGCCGCACGGGTTGATCGCGGGCACCACGGGCTCCGGCAAGTCGGAGCTGCTCCAGACCATCGTGGCCGCGCTCGCGGTGGCCAACACGCCCGAGAACATGACGTTCGTCCTCGTCGACTACAAGGGCGGCTCCGCGTTCAAGGACTGTGTGAAGCTGCCGCACACCGTCGGCATGGTCACCGACCTCGACGCGCACCTCGTCGAGCGCGCCCTGGAGTCGCTCGGCGCCGAGCTGAAGCGGCGCGAGCACATCCTCGCCGACGCCGACGCCAAGGACATCGAGGACTACCAGGACCTGGTGCGCCGCGACCCCGCGCGCACGCCGGTGCCCCGGCTGCTCATCGTCATCGACGAGTTCGCCTCCATGGTCCGCGACCTGCCCGACTTCGTCACAGGGCTTGTCAACATCGCCCAGCGCGGCCGCTCCCTCGGCATCCACCTGCTCCTCGCCACCCAGCGGCCGAGCGGTGTCGTCTCGCCCGAGATCCGCGCCAACACCAACCTGCGCATCGCCCTGCGCGTCACCGACGGCGGTGAGTCGTCGGACGTCATCGACGCGCCCGAAGCCGGGCACATCTCCAAGAGCACGCCGGGCCGCGCGTACGTCCGCCTCGGCCACGCGTCGCTCGTGCCCTTCCAGTCCGGCCGCGTCGGCGGCCGCCGCCCCGGGGCCGCCGACCCGCGGGCGCTCGCGCCCTGGGTCGACGAGCTGACCTGGCCGGGCCTCGGCCGGGCCGCGGCCACCCGGCCCAAGGCCCAGGCCCGCGAGGACGAGGAGATCACCGACCTGAAGGTCCTCGTCGACGCGATCCGCGAGGCCGACACCGCCCTCGCCATCCCCGCCCAGCACAGCCCCTGGCTGCCCGCGCTCGACGAGACCCTGCTGCTCGACGCCATCGCGGCCCCGCCCGCCCCCGCCGGGGCGCTGCCGCCCGCTCCGTACGGCGTCGAGGACCTGCCCGCCGACCAGGCGCGCCGCCCCGTCACCGTGGACTTCGCGACCTTCGGGCACCTGATGATCGGCGGCGCCCCGCGCAGCGGCCGCTCCCAGGTCCTCCGTACGATCGCGGGCTCCCTCGCGCGCACGCACTCGTGCGCCGACGTCCATCTGTACGGCATCGACTGCGGCAACGGCGCGCTCAACGCGCTGACCCGGCTTCCGCACTGCGGCGCCGTCGTCAGCCGCAACCAGACCGAGCGCGTGGTCCGTCTCGTCAACCGGCTCAAGGGCGAACTCACCCGCCGCCAGGACCTCCTGGCCGAGAAGGGGTACGCCGACATCGGCGAGCAGCGGTCCGGTGCCGCGCCCGACGAACGCCTGCCGCACCTCGTGATCCTGCTCGACCGCTGGGAGGGCTGGCTGCCCACGCTCGGCGAGATCGACCACGGCAGCCTCACCGACGAGATCACCGCGATCATGCGCGAGGGCGCGAGCGTGGGCCTCCACATGGTCCTCACCGGCGACCGCCAGCTCCTGGTCGGCCGCATCTCGTCCCTCACCGAGGACAAGTACGGCCTCCGGCTCGCCGACCGCTCCGACTTCTCCATGCTCGGCATCCCCGCCCGCAAGGTGCCCGAGGAGATCCCGCCGGGCCGCGCCTTCCGCAACGAGAGCGGCACGGAGACCCAGTTCGCGCTGCTCTCCGAGGACGCCACCGGGCAGGGCCAGGCCGCCGCGCTCGCCGCCATCGGCGAGGCCGCCACGGTCCGCGACGCCGACGTGCCGCGCCGTCTGCGCCCGTTCCGCGTCGATACGCTGCCCAGCCGGATCTCCTTCGACGAGGCCTGGGAGCTGCGCGACCCCGAGGCCTCGCGCTCGAAGCTGTGGGCCCTGGTCGGCGTCGGCGGCGACGAACTCATGGGCCACGGGCCCGACCTGGCCGAGGGCGTGCCCGCCTTCGTCATCGCGGGCCCCGCCAAGTCCGGCCGCTCCACCGTCCTGATGAACGTCGCCCGCTCCTGCCTCGCGCAGGGCGTACGTCTCGTCGTCGCCGCGCCCCGGCAGTCCCCGCTGCGCGGGCTCGACGGCACCGAGGGCGTCCTGAAGGTCTTCACCGGCGACGACATCGACGAGGACGACTTCGAGGAGGCCATCGAGTCGGCGACCCCCGAGTCGCCGATCGCCGTCCTCGTCGACGACGCCGAGATCCTGGAGGACTGCGACGCCGCGAGCCAGTTCAAGCGGATCATCCAGCGGGGCACCGACGAGGGCCTCGCCCTGGTGCTCGCCGGGGACGAGGAGGACGTGTGCAGCGGCTTCTCCGGCTGGCAGGTCGATGCGAAGAAGGGCCGGCGGGGCATCCTGCTCTCCCCGCAGGACTCCTCCAGCGGCGACCTCATCGGCGTCCGCGTCTCCCGCAGCATGGTCGGCGGCCCCGTCGCCCCCGGCAAGGGCCTCCTCCACCTGGGCACGGGCGAACCGTCAACGGTGACGACGCCCTTGTAG